The Pan paniscus chromosome 1, NHGRI_mPanPan1-v2.0_pri, whole genome shotgun sequence genome has a segment encoding these proteins:
- the FMOD gene encoding fibromodulin — protein MQWTSLLLLAGLFSLSQAQYEDDPHWWFHYLRSQQSTYYDPYDPYPYETYEPYPYGVDEGPAYTYGSPSPPDPRDCPQECDCPPNFPTAMYCDNRNLKYLPFVPSHMKYVYFQNNQITSIQEGVFDNATGLLWIALHGNQITSDKVGRKVFSKLRHLERLYLDHNNLTRMPGPLPRSLRELHLDHNQISRVPNNALEGLENLTALYLQHNEIQEVGSSMRGLRSLILLDLSYNHLRKVPDGLPSALEQLYMEHNNVYTVPDSYFRGAPKLLYVRLSHNSLTNNGLASNTFNSSSLLELDLSYNQLQKIPPVNTNLENLYLQGNRINEFSISSFCTVVDVVNFSKLQVLRLDGNEIKRSAMPADAPLCLRLASLIEI, from the exons ATGCAGTGGACCTCCCTCCTGCTGCTGGCAGggctcttctccctctcccaggcCCAGTATGAAGATGACCCTCATTGGTGGTTCCACTACCTCCGCAGCCAGCAGTCCACCTACTACGATCCTTATGACCCTTACCCGTATGAGACCTACGAGCCTTACCCCTATGGGGTGGATGAAGGGCCAGCCTACACCTACGGCTCTCCATCCCCTCCAGATCCCCGCGACTGCCCCCAGGAGTGCGACTGCCCACCCAACTTCCCCACGGCCATGTATTGTGACAATCGCAACCTCAAGTACCTGCCCTTCGTTCCCTCCCACATGAAGTATGTGTACTTCCAGAACAACCAGATCACCTCCATCCAGGAAGGCGTCTTTGACAATGCCACAGGGCTGCTCTGGATTGCACTCCACGGCAACCAGATCACCAGTGATAAGGTGGGCAGGAAGGTCTTCTCCAAGCTGAGGCACCTGGAGAGGCTGTACCTGGACCACAACAACCTGACCCGGATGCCCGGTCCCCTGCCTCGATCCCTGAGAGAGCTCCATCTTGACCACAACCAGATCTCACGGGTCCCCAACAATGCTCTGGAGGGGCTGGAGAACCTCACGGCCTTGTACCTCCAACACAATGAGATCCAGGAAGTGGGCAGTTCCATGAGGGGCCTCCGGTCACTGATCTTGCTGGACCTGAGTTATAACCACCTTCGGAAGGTGCCTGATGGGCTGCCCTCAGCTCTTGAGCAGCTGTACATGGAGCACAACAATGTCTACACCGTCCCCGATAGCTACTTCCGGGGGGCGCCCAAGCTGCTGTATGTGCGGCTGTCCCACAACAGTCTAACCAACAATGGCCTGGCCTCCAACACCTTCAATTCCAGCAGCCTCCTTGAGCTAGACCTCTCCTACAACCAGCTGCAGAAGATCCCCCCAGTCAACACCAACCTGGAGAACCTCTACCTCCAAGGCAATAGGATCAATG AGTTCTCCATCAGCAGCTTCTGCACCGTGGTGGACGTCGTGAACTTCTCCAAGCTGCAGGTGCTGCGCCTGGACGGGAACGAGATCAAGCGCAGCGCCATGCCTGCCGACGCGCCCCTCTGCCTGCGCCTTGCCAGCCTCATCGAGATCTGA